In Phycisphaerae bacterium RAS2, the DNA window ATTGACATTGCGCGAGCATCCAGCTTGCTTTCAGGTACTCCCGCGTATCGGTGCCCGCTCGCTCGCGCTCGGGGCTGGGATTGAAACGCGCTCATTCGCGATGGATTCTGTTCAAGCGATTCCGGCTTGGTGCGGGAATCGATCCCCGTCATTCGTGGCGCAGGGCGTCGATGGGGTGGAGGATCGCGGCTTTGAAGGCGGGGATGATTCCGAAGACGACGCCGACGAAGGCGGAAAAGCCCAGCGCCAGGGCGACAGCCCACCACGGGACGACGACCTCGACCATCAACGGGTGGCGCGTCGCAATGAGACAAATGGAGTATCCCAACGCGACGCCGATTGCACCGCCGACGGTGGCGAGCACAACGGCCTCGGTGAGGAACTGTGCGAGGATGTCGCGCCGCCGCGCGCCGACGCTCTTGCGCAGGCCGATCTCGCGCGTGCGCTCGGTGACGGATACGAGCATCACGTTCATGACGCCGATGCCGCCGACAATCAGGGAGATTCCCACGATGCCGGCGAGCACGCTCGTGGCAATGAGGCGGACGCGCTCAAAGTCGCGCAGGAACTCGTCCTGCCGGAAGATGAGAAAGTCATTGGGTTCGCCGGGGCCCAGGGCGTGCCGCTCGCGCAAAACACGCGTCACCTGAAGCGAACATTCCTCGACGTCCTTCTCGTCGGTGCATTCGAGGGTGAAGGGCATGAAGTATTTCGAGAGCGGCGAGAGCTTCAGGGCCGTCGTGAACGGAATGATGATGAGATCATCCTGCTTGTCGCCGAACATCGAGCCTTTCAATTCGAGCAGGCCGACCACACGAAAACGCATGCTGTTGAGGAAGATGTGATCGCCGACGATGCGCTCGTCGCACTCCAGTCGCTTGAGTACGTCACGCCCGATGACACAGACGTATTGGCCGTGATCGACTTCCAGGGGGCTGAAGAATCGCCCCACGTCGGTGTAAAACCGGCGGATCGACTGGAACTCCTCGGTCGCGCCGCGCATCTTGACGTCGGTGAGGCGCCGGCGGCCGTACTCGACGGTCGCGGCGGAGAACACAAGCGGCGAAATCCGGCGGACCTTGTCGCAGCGCATGGCGACCTCGCGCACGTCGCCGACATCGAGCAGGACGCGGCCCATGAACATGCCGCGCTCGGCGTGCGGGTCGTAGGGGAAGACAAACATCATGTTCGTGCCGAAGTTGCGAAGCGTGTTGGTCATGTAGTCGCCGAAGCCCTGCACCATCGAGACGACGGTGATGGTGCTGGTAACGGCGATGATGATGCCGAGCGTGGTGAGAAAGGCGCGGGCCTTGTTGGCCCAGATCTGCGCCAGCGCGGTAAGAAGGTTCTGCCAATGGCGTTCACCGGCGGCGCCGAGACGATCCAGCAGGCCGGCGTGGTCGGCCGTGGGCCGGCGTGGCGTCGCGAGGGTCGATGGTTGAGCGGGGAGGGTCGTCATTCGATTACTCATGCCTCAACGCATCGATGGGGTGAAGGATGGCAGCCTTGAACGCGGGGATGATGCCGAACAGCACGCCCGCGCCGGCGGAGAAGACCAGCGCCAGCGCGACCGACCAGAGCGGCACGGACAGATCGACCATGCTCGGGTGCATGCCGGCGATGAAGGAGATGCCGTAGCCGATGGCGATGCCGACGGCGCCGCCGATGGTGCTAAGCACGACCGCCTCGATGAGGAATTGCAGGAGGATGTCGCGCCGGCGACCGCCGACGCTCTTGCGCAGGCCGATTTCGCGTGTGCGCTCGGTGACGGAGACGAGCATGACGTTCATGATGCCGATGCCGCCGACGAGCAGCGAGATGCTGACGATGCCGGCAAGGACGGCGGATGTGATGTTGCGAATCTTGGTGAACTCACGCAGCGCCTGATCCTGTCGCTCGATTTCAAAGTCGTCGGGCTGGCCGGGGCGAAGCCGATGGCGCTGGCGGAGGATACGCTTGATGTGGGCTTCAACTGCGTCGATTTTTTCCTCGCTGCTCGCCTCGGCGAGGAAGCGAATGAGGTCGCGCTGTTCGGGATACATGTCGAGCATGGTCGAATAGGGGATCATGACGGTGAGGTCCTGATCGTCGCCCATGAAGCTGCCTTTGGCTTCGAGGATGCCCACGACGCGGAATCGGCGGTCGGCGATTTTGATGCTGCCGCCCTCAATGCTCTCATCGATGTCGAGCCGCTTGAGGACGTTTCGCCCGACGACGCATACGTCGCTGGCGCGGTCCACGTCGATCGGCCCGAAGAATCGACCGCGATCGACAAAGTAGTTGCGAATGACCTGGTAATCCTGCGTGACGCCGCGCAGGGGGATGCCGGTGACCTCGGCCTTGCCGCAGGAGACGCCGACCTCGCCGTAGAGAAAAGGCGTGAGGCGCTTCAGGTCTTCGCAGTTGACGCGAATCGCGTTGACGTCGTCGAGCGTCATACGAACCTGGTTGGTGCCGGTGATCTCCTGCTCCCAGCGCACATCGGGGCTGACGATCATGTATTGCGTGCCGTAGCCGCGCAGCATGCTGGTCATGTAATCGCCGAAGCCCTGCACAAACGTCACCACCACAATGATGGCAGTCACGGCGATGATGATGCCGAGCGTGGTCAGGAGGCTGCGGCCCTTGTTGGCCCAGATCTGGGTGAGCGCCGTGAGGACGCCCTGCATGGAGCGGCTCACAAACGCGCCGGCCAGGAGCGCCGCGCGAACCAATCGGGACCGCCGTGGCGCTGCCGCATCGTCGCGCGATTGCCGGTCGGGTTGCGAAGTGTGCGCTGAATCGTGGGTCATGTTCAGGCGCTCGCGGCGGCGGCCGCTCCGCCGGTTCGTGCATGGGCGGCGTGCGAGTCAATAACGCGGCCGGTCTGTTGATCGGAGGCAATCAACCCGTCGCGCAGCGTGATGATGCGTTTGCAGCGAGCGGCGATGTCGGCCTCGTGGGTGACAATGATGATGGTCTGCCCGGCGAGGAAGAGGCGGTCGAAGACAGCCATGATTTCGTCGCCGGTGACGGTGTCGAGGTTTCCGGTGGGTTCATCTGCGAGGATGATGTCGGGCTGCTGGGCGAGCGCGCGGGCGATGGCGACGCGCTGCTTCTGCCCGCCGGAGAGCTGATTGGGCCGGTGCTTGGCGCGGTCTTCGAGGCCGACGAGGCGGAGGGCGTCCATCGCGCGCTGTCGCCGGCGCGGCACCATCGCGTACATCAGCGGGAGCTGGACGTTCTTGAGCGCGGTGGTGCGCGGCAGCAGCTCGAAATTCTGGAAGACGAAGCCGATCTGACGCCCGCGGATTCGCGCGAGGCCGGACTGCGAGAGTCGGGAGACATCGCGGCCATTGAGGAAATAGTTGCCGCGCGTGGGGATGTCGAGGCAGCCGAGAATGTTCATCAGCGTGCTCTTGCCCGAGCCGCTGGGCCCCATGATGGCGACGTATTCGTTTTCACCGATAGCGAGCGAAACGCCTCGCAGCGCGTGGACCAGCTCCGTGCCGACGCGGTAGACCTTTTCAAGGTCACGCAGCTCGATCAAGGCGCTGGGGGCGTTCGGTTGAGTTGAGTCCATCGCTTGGATTCCGGTTGATTGCGGCGCATCGCGACGGCGTCATCCCTGCCCGGCGGGGGCGGCCGACGCGCTCTTGTCAGTTGTGGTCTCGTCATTCTTGTCGGCTACGTGTGTCTTGGTCTCCGGCGGCGGGGCCGATTCGGCGAGC includes these proteins:
- a CDS encoding ABC transporter ATP-binding protein — translated: MDSTQPNAPSALIELRDLEKVYRVGTELVHALRGVSLAIGENEYVAIMGPSGSGKSTLMNILGCLDIPTRGNYFLNGRDVSRLSQSGLARIRGRQIGFVFQNFELLPRTTALKNVQLPLMYAMVPRRRQRAMDALRLVGLEDRAKHRPNQLSGGQKQRVAIARALAQQPDIILADEPTGNLDTVTGDEIMAVFDRLFLAGQTIIIVTHEADIAARCKRIITLRDGLIASDQQTGRVIDSHAAHARTGGAAAAASA
- the macB_4 gene encoding Macrolide export ATP-binding/permease protein MacB; translated protein: MTTLPAQPSTLATPRRPTADHAGLLDRLGAAGERHWQNLLTALAQIWANKARAFLTTLGIIIAVTSTITVVSMVQGFGDYMTNTLRNFGTNMMFVFPYDPHAERGMFMGRVLLDVGDVREVAMRCDKVRRISPLVFSAATVEYGRRRLTDVKMRGATEEFQSIRRFYTDVGRFFSPLEVDHGQYVCVIGRDVLKRLECDERIVGDHIFLNSMRFRVVGLLELKGSMFGDKQDDLIIIPFTTALKLSPLSKYFMPFTLECTDEKDVEECSLQVTRVLRERHALGPGEPNDFLIFRQDEFLRDFERVRLIATSVLAGIVGISLIVGGIGVMNVMLVSVTERTREIGLRKSVGARRRDILAQFLTEAVVLATVGGAIGVALGYSICLIATRHPLMVEVVVPWWAVALALGFSAFVGVVFGIIPAFKAAILHPIDALRHE
- the macB_5 gene encoding Macrolide export ATP-binding/permease protein MacB, translating into MTHDSAHTSQPDRQSRDDAAAPRRSRLVRAALLAGAFVSRSMQGVLTALTQIWANKGRSLLTTLGIIIAVTAIIVVVTFVQGFGDYMTSMLRGYGTQYMIVSPDVRWEQEITGTNQVRMTLDDVNAIRVNCEDLKRLTPFLYGEVGVSCGKAEVTGIPLRGVTQDYQVIRNYFVDRGRFFGPIDVDRASDVCVVGRNVLKRLDIDESIEGGSIKIADRRFRVVGILEAKGSFMGDDQDLTVMIPYSTMLDMYPEQRDLIRFLAEASSEEKIDAVEAHIKRILRQRHRLRPGQPDDFEIERQDQALREFTKIRNITSAVLAGIVSISLLVGGIGIMNVMLVSVTERTREIGLRKSVGGRRRDILLQFLIEAVVLSTIGGAVGIAIGYGISFIAGMHPSMVDLSVPLWSVALALVFSAGAGVLFGIIPAFKAAILHPIDALRHE